The Chlorocebus sabaeus isolate Y175 chromosome 1, mChlSab1.0.hap1, whole genome shotgun sequence genome includes a region encoding these proteins:
- the MRGPRX2 gene encoding mas-related G-protein coupled receptor member X2 produces MDPTTPAWGTESTTMNGNDQALPLLCGKETLISVFLILFIALVGLVGNAFVLWLLGFRMRRNAFSVYILSLAGADFLFLCFQMTSCLAYLINFFGSISINFPSFFTTVMTCAYLAGLSMLSAISTERCLSVLWPIWYRCRRPRNLSAVMCVLLWALSLLLSILEGKFCGYLLSDGDSDWCQTFDFITAAWLMFLFVVLCGSSLALLVRILCGSRGLPLTRLYLTILLAVLIFLLCGLPLGIQWFLILWIWKNSDVLFCHIHPVSVVLSSLNSSANPIIYFFVGSFRKQWRLRQPILKLALQRALQDTAEVDHSEGCFSQGTLEMSRSSLV; encoded by the coding sequence ATGGATCCAACCACCCCGGCCTGGGGAACCGAAAGTACAACAATGAATGGAAATGATCAAGCCCTTCCTCTGCTTTGTGGCAAGGAGACCCTGATCTCGGTCTTCCTGATCCTCTTCATTGCCCTGGTAGGGCTGGTAGGAAACGCGTTTGTGCTCTGGCTCCTGGGCTTCCGCATGCGCAGGAACGCCTTCTCTGTCTACATCCTCAGCCTGGCCGGGGCCgacttcctcttcctctgcttcCAGATGACAAGTTGCCTGGCATACCTCATTAACTTCTTCGGTTCCATCTCCATCAATTTCCCTAGCTTCTTCACCACTGTGATGACCTGTGCCTACCTTGCAGGCCTGAGCATGCTGAGCGCCATCAGCACCGAGCGCTGCCTGTCCGTCCTGTGGCCCATCTGGTACCGCTGCCGCCGCCCCAGAAACCTGTCAGCGGTCATGTGTGTCCTGCTCTGGGCCCTGTCCCTGCTGCTGAGCATCTTGGAAGGGAAGTTCTGTGGCTACTTACTTAGTGATGGTGACTCTGATTGGTGTCAGACATTTGATTTCATCACAGCAGCGTGGCTGATGTTTTTATTTGTAGTTCTCTGTGGATCCAGCCTGGCCCTGCTGGTCAGGATCCTCTGTGGCTCCCGGGGTCTGCCACTGACCAGGCTGTACCTGACCATCCTGCTCGCCGTGCTGATCTTCCTCCTCTGCGGCCTGCCCTTAGGCATTCAGTGGTTCCTAATATTATGGATCTGGAAGAATTCTGATGTGTTATTTTGTCACATTCATCCAGTTTCAGTTGTCCTGTCATCTTTAAACAGCAGTGCCAACCCCATCATTTACTTCTTCGTGGGCTCCTTTAGGAAGCAGTGGCGGCTCCGGCAGCCGATCCTCAAGCTGGCTCTCCAGAGGGCTCTGCAGGACACTGCTGAGGTGGATCACAGTGAAGGATGCTTCAGTCAGGGCACCCTGGAGATGTCCAGAAGCAGTCTGGTGTAG